A stretch of Henckelia pumila isolate YLH828 chromosome 4, ASM3356847v2, whole genome shotgun sequence DNA encodes these proteins:
- the LOC140862287 gene encoding 2-oxoglutarate-dependent dioxygenase 19-like, whose protein sequence is MAPTAPLATDLCVKDLAQSSDLKSIPSQFTFINDSKGSESDSLPVVDFSMLVSEDADQRSKALLDLHKACGEWGFFVLINHGIPEALMKAIVDASLDFFDLPEEEKRRYEAKSASDPIKAGTGTTKSTTDQKVVLWRDFMKSYVHPDFHCPENPPHLRGIISEYAEKSRSVLRKLLQGVCENLELEEGSIDEAMNLDSCFQLYAANFYPPCPQPDLTIGIPPHTDHGLLTFLIHNGVAGLQIEHNGVWFNTNSPKNSILVNTADHLEIFSNGRYKSVKHRAVVNTEATRISVVIANGPAPDVIVSPSAELVKRDGRAAYGPMKYIEYVETMLSRRYDGAGNLEYLKIQADGHE, encoded by the exons ATGGCACCGACAGCTCCTCTTGCTACCGATTTGTGCGTGAAGGACCTCGCCCAGTCTTCCGACCTCAAATCCATTCCTTCCCAGTTCACCTTCATCAATGACTCCAAAGGCTCCGAATCTGATTCCCTCCCCGTCGTCGATTTCTCCATGCTCGTCTCCGAAGATGCCGATCAACGCTCCAAAGCCCTCTTGGATCTTCACAAAGCCTGCGGAGAGTGGGGGTTCTTCGTG CTGATAAATCATGGGATCCCAGAAGCGCTGATGAAGGCCATAGTGGACGCAAGTTTGGACTTTTTCGACTTGCCGGAGGAGGAGAAGCGGCGGTACGAGGCGAAGAGTGCGTCGGATCCCATAAAAGCCGGCACGGGCACTACCAAGAGTACCACGGACCAAAAGGTTGTCTTGTGGAGGGATTTCATGAAATCCTATGTTCATCCTGATTTTCACTGTCCGGAGAATCCACCACATCTacg GGGAATTATATCCGAATATGCGGAAAAAAGTCGATCGGTTCTGAGAAAACTCCTGCAGGGAGTTTGTGAGAACCTGGAATTGGAAGAAGGATCCATAGATGAAGCAATGAACCTGGATTCTTGCTTTCAGTTGTATGCCGCAAACTTCTACCCGCCGTGCCCGCAACCGGATCTAACAATCGGTATCCCTCCACACACGGATCATGGTCTTTTGACATTCCTGATTCACAATGGAGTTGCTGGCCTTCAAATAGAGCACAATGGAGTGTGGTTTAACACCAATTCTCCCAAAAATTCGATCTTGGTCAACACCGCTGATCATCTCGAA ATATTTAGCAACGGAAGATACAAGAGTGTGAAGCATCGGGCCGTGGTGAACACTGAGGCGACCAGGATTTCAGTGGTCATAGCGAATGGTCCGGCACCGGATGTGATCGTGAGCCCCTCCGCGGAATTGGTGAAACGCGACGGTCGCGCCGCTTATGGTCCGATGAAATACATAGAATATGTGGAGACAATGTTGAGCAGGCGATATGATGGCGCAGGAAATTTGGAATACTTGAAGATCCAAGCTGATGGCCATGAATAG